From the genome of Oceanispirochaeta sp. M1:
ATTCGCTTTCTGGATAATGTTCTTGATAAAACAGATTATCCTCTGGATAAAATTGAAAAATTTTCAAAACAGTGGAGACGTATAGGACTCGGGTTTACCGCTCTGGGCAATACATTCGCCATGATGAAAACCAAATACGGAAGTGATGAATCCCTTAAACTGGGTGAGAAAATCGCTAAGGCCCTGAGAGATAATTCCTATAGTGCCAGTGCTGATCTGGCTGCTGAGAAAGGGCCTTTTCCTGCCTGCGATATTCAAAAACTGATTAAAGCAAATTTCATTAAAGAACTTCCTGCGGATATCAGAAAGAAAATTGAAAAGAACGGTATGCGAAACATACAGCTCAATACAGTGGCTCCCACAGGAACTACCTCACTCTCTGTAGGCCAGAACTGCTCTTCAGGGATCGAACCGATGTTTGCCCTGCAGTACGATAGAAATGTACGTACCGGTGTGGATGATGAAACAAGATCTGAAACAGTCTATGATTATTCCTGGATGGAGTATCTTGCTCTTCAGGATGAAGATATTGCCGTAGCAGATGCTCCTGATTATTTTGTGACAACCGTCGATATTGATCCCAGAAGAGCTGTAGATATGCAGGCGGTATTCCAGAAATATATTGACCACAGCATCTCAAAAACACTGAACCTTCCCCCCGGGACTACATTTGAAGAGTATAAAGACCTCTATATGTATGCATACAAGCAGGGGCTGAAGGGTTTTACCACCTTTAATCCCGATGGAAGTATGAAAGGTATACTGGAATACTCCGAGAAGAAAGATAATCAGACAATAAAAAGAGTTCTGGGACCAGAGCGTCCTTCGGAACTGCCCTGTGAGATTCATCAGATAAAAGTGAAGGGGCAGAAATATATTATTCTGGTAGGGATTCTGAACGGGAGTCTTTATGAAGTGTTTGCCATTGATGATCCGGAAAATCATATTGATCTTAAAAAATATTCTGGCGGTCTGGTCAAAAAGGCTGGAAAAGGCCGATATGATCTGCATGTTGAATCCGGTCCTGTAGAGGCTACAATCAAAGACTTCACCAGAACCTTTGATTCTCCCAATGGATCACTGTCCAGATTTCTTTCAATGGCACTCCGCCACGGAACTCCTCTGCAGTTTATTATCGACCAGTTGAATAAAGATACCAACTTTGAAGACTTTGAAAGAGCTCTGTCCAGGGTCCTTAAACGCTATATTATTGATGGAGAAGAGGTTATTGCCGGCGAAAATAAATGTGCTGAATGTGAAGGAAAGCTCATTTTCCGTGATGGTTGTGTGACATGTCCTGAGTGCGGCTGGAGTAAATGTTCATAAAGGGTGGACGGCCTTCGGGATACAGGCTATTATTTTCAACAAATATGCTTTAATTCGGAGGTCACTCTCTATGGAAGAAGAAACAATTTTTGACAAAATAATTGCCGGAGAACTACCCTCTGACAAGGTTTATGAGGATGAACATGTTCTGGCATTCCGGGACATCAATCCTCAGGCACCGGTTCATGTACTGGTTGTTCCTAAGGTAAAAGTGAAAGATTTTACTGCTCTACAGGACAGCGATGCCTGCAAAACAGGTCTTTTTTTCAAGGCAGTATCTAAAGTAGCTACTATTCTGGAGCTTGATAAGAATGGATACCGTATTGTTCTGAACTGTGGTGAAGATGGTCAGCAGACCGTTGAGTATCTTCATGCCCATATATTGGGCGACAGAAAAATGAGCTGGCCTCCGGGCTGATGTTTTATAAGGCCCCAAATTATGGGGCCTTTCGATTAATTAAAAAGAGGGCATGTATATCTCTCGAAAACTGCTGATTTACATCTTCTTACTCATGCTCCTCATACCCATGGGGCTTTCATCTCTTGATTTTTCGATCATCAACAAGGGTGAGATAATATTTCAGGAAATATTTATTGAGACAGAAGACGAGGGAAACAGTTATTACCATAATTTCGGTGTTCTCGGTCTTGAACCTGGAGCCCGGCATAATATTCATATTTACTGTCCCGATGAAATCCTTTTTTGCAGCTTTTATTTCTACGGTATTTCACAGGAAAGCTACATTATCGAAAATGTAGCCATTGAGCAGAACAGCATAGTCTATATACTACCTGAACATTATATTGAGTTCCCTGACGCTTATTCTGATTTAACGGATCCCGATGCCGTATACGGTGCTCAGCCTTTCAGCAGGGATGATCATTTTTCAGATCCACCAGAACTTGTAAACGAAGACTCCTTTGAACCAAGGGGGCTGGTGGATATGGAGATATTCAACTATACCAATTCACCTGTCTTCCGTATCTATCTTGAGAGTGACGGAACCGTTCTTGAGGATAATTATCTCACAGAAGGTGTTCTCCTTCCTTCGGAA
Proteins encoded in this window:
- a CDS encoding adenosylcobalamin-dependent ribonucleoside-diphosphate reductase produces the protein MSEFKWNQKLSEEIFKAKYMLHGEKTPEEVFKGISKEIASTEKADKKKKIEEEIFEQLTSGKLIPAGRILANARPESPMKNYNNCFTIDVEDSMEGIYDSLKEDAMISKMGGGVGFDISKLRPKSTALSKGGQASGVISFLRIFDQSAKTIITGGHRRSAHIALLDISHPDIEEFITVKQGDHNKELTQFNISVKITDAFIKAVEDDADWDLVFNGIVYKTVKARYLNDLVSRNSFIHNEPGIFNQDLIEKYNNGYWAFKMDRVNPCGELVMPPYSLCCLSAINLSKFVKEPFTDKAEFDFPEFEKTVRLGIRFLDNVLDKTDYPLDKIEKFSKQWRRIGLGFTALGNTFAMMKTKYGSDESLKLGEKIAKALRDNSYSASADLAAEKGPFPACDIQKLIKANFIKELPADIRKKIEKNGMRNIQLNTVAPTGTTSLSVGQNCSSGIEPMFALQYDRNVRTGVDDETRSETVYDYSWMEYLALQDEDIAVADAPDYFVTTVDIDPRRAVDMQAVFQKYIDHSISKTLNLPPGTTFEEYKDLYMYAYKQGLKGFTTFNPDGSMKGILEYSEKKDNQTIKRVLGPERPSELPCEIHQIKVKGQKYIILVGILNGSLYEVFAIDDPENHIDLKKYSGGLVKKAGKGRYDLHVESGPVEATIKDFTRTFDSPNGSLSRFLSMALRHGTPLQFIIDQLNKDTNFEDFERALSRVLKRYIIDGEEVIAGENKCAECEGKLIFRDGCVTCPECGWSKCS
- a CDS encoding HIT domain-containing protein; translated protein: MEEETIFDKIIAGELPSDKVYEDEHVLAFRDINPQAPVHVLVVPKVKVKDFTALQDSDACKTGLFFKAVSKVATILELDKNGYRIVLNCGEDGQQTVEYLHAHILGDRKMSWPPG